CGACAAGCAGGGCCGCAGCGTGCCAATGTGGAACAACCGCGCGACACCGTTCCTGGAGACGATGAGCGCTGCCGGCCTCCCGCCTGAAAGCATCGACATGGTGATCTGCACCCACCTCCATGTCGACCATGTCGGATGGAATACGCGGCTGGTCGACGGCCGCTGGGTCCCGACTTTCTCCGATGCGCGCTACGTTTTCGGCCGCACCGAATATGAGCATTGGCGCGATCACAGCGAGGCCGCCGACGAGACGGCGACCTTCGCCGATTCCGTGCAGCCGATCGTCGCCGCCGGACGCGCGGAGTTCGTCGGAAGCGAAGCGGTGATCACCGACGAGATCACCCTGATCCCGACGCCGGGGCACAGCCCGGGTCATGTCAGCCTGCACATCCGCTCGGATGGCGCGCAGGCCGTGCTCACCGGGGACGTCGCCCACCATCCCTGCCAGATGGCGCGTCTCGATTGGAGCTCGACGGTCGATTCCGATCCGGCGCAGGCGATCGCGACCCGGCGGGCGCTGTTCTCGCGTTTTGCCGACACCGAGACGCTGGTGATCGGCGGCCATTTCCATGCCGGCCATATCCGGCGGGACGGCGCCGCCTTCCGCTTCGAGGCATTACAGGGCAGCGGCGACGCATAGCCCGCAAGGTTGAATTTCCTCCCGCCATGCTCCATGACAGGGCTCTGGAATACCAGGGATTTGAGGGAGAGAAACCAATGAAGCTTGTTCGCTACGGCGAGAAGGGCGCGGAAAAGCCGGGCCTGATCGACGCATCCGGCCAGTTGCGCGACCTGTCGGCGCATGTGAAGGACCTCGATGGCGCGGCCTATGCGCCGGAGTCGCTGAAGAAGCTCGCCGCGCTCGATCCGGCCTCCCTGCCCGCCGTTGCCGGCAAGCCGCGGCTCGGCGCCCCTGTCACCGGCATCTCGAAATTCGTGGCGATCGGCCTCAACTACTCCGACCATGCCAAGGAGACCGGCAACCCGATCCCGGCCGAGCCGATCTTCTTCCTGAAAGCCAACACCGCGCTGTGCGGTCCCTATGATCAGGTCGAGAAGCCGCGCGGCTCGACCAAGCTCGACTGGGAAGTCGAGATCGCCGCCATCATCGGCA
This region of Bradyrhizobium sp. SZCCHNS1050 genomic DNA includes:
- a CDS encoding MBL fold metallo-hydrolase yields the protein MSWTIGRVRVTKFVELETVGGTRFILPQATPETIRELSWLTPDFATDEGRLKMSIHTLVLETPTMRIVVDTGLGNDKQGRSVPMWNNRATPFLETMSAAGLPPESIDMVICTHLHVDHVGWNTRLVDGRWVPTFSDARYVFGRTEYEHWRDHSEAADETATFADSVQPIVAAGRAEFVGSEAVITDEITLIPTPGHSPGHVSLHIRSDGAQAVLTGDVAHHPCQMARLDWSSTVDSDPAQAIATRRALFSRFADTETLVIGGHFHAGHIRRDGAAFRFEALQGSGDA